The Arachis hypogaea cultivar Tifrunner chromosome 14, arahy.Tifrunner.gnm2.J5K5, whole genome shotgun sequence genome has a segment encoding these proteins:
- the LOC140178746 gene encoding uncharacterized protein — protein MSTRGRGRGRGRGRTGTVTPVPTGTDPVDFMAALGNMAAAMQATADALGNQINQGNHGNNNDEDGPMTLATFLKVRPPTFRGTSNPTDADNWIQAMERALQAQQVPEEQWVEFGTYQLQGEAQYWWQGTRRILQPDGAAIPWEVFRTEFYKKYFPNSARNAKELELMQLKQGQMTIAEYTSKFEELCHFSRICQGAPEDFAEWKCIKYEGGLRSDILSFVAPIEIRVFSELPGHIASNCPEKKKYETGRVQQPGRVYTTSTIGAEGSKTLIRAVEQGKQWRMSEGHDGLWRFKNRIIVPDVGDLRQSILKEAHKNGF, from the exons atgtcgactcgcggacgcggtcgcgggcgaggtagaggtaggacaggcaccgttactcctgtacccacagggactgatccagtagactttatggctgccttgggaaatatggctgcagctatgcaggcaacagctgatgcactgggtaatcagataaatcagggtaatcatgggaacaataatgatgaggacggtcctatgacacttgctacatttctgaaagttcgccctccaacttttaggggaacctcaaatcctACTGAcgcagataattggattcaggctatggaaagggcgttacaggcacaacaggttcctgaagagcaatgggttgaatttgggacttatcagttgcaaggtgaagctcagtattggtggcagggaacacgacgtatcctgcagcctgatggtgctgcgattccttgggaggttttccggacagagttctataagaaatactttcctaattcagctagaaatgccaaggaacttgaattaatgcagttaaagcagggacaaatgactattgctgagtatactagcaaatttgaggagttatgtcacttttctcgtatctgtcaaggtgcgcctgaagattttgctgaatggaagtgtattaaatatgagggaggtcttcggagcgatattctgagcttcgttgcccCAATAGAGATTAGGGTGttttctgaattg CCCGGGCATATAGCCAGTAATTGCcctgagaagaagaagtatgagactggtagggtGCAACAGCCGGGGAGAGTATACACTACTTCTACCATTGGTGCTGAGGGATCTAAGACACTTattagag cagttgaaCAGGGAAAACAGTGGAGAATGTCAGAAGGTCATGAtggtttatggaggttcaagaaccggattattgtgcCTGATGTTGGAGACCTACGACAaagtatcttgaaggaagctcacAAGAACGGGTTTTAA